Proteins from a genomic interval of Myxococcota bacterium:
- a CDS encoding SDR family NAD(P)-dependent oxidoreductase gives MKSVTGRVAVITGGASGIGRGMAEVFARAGMKIVLADVDESRVTETARSLEKDGAEVLTVRTDVSKQADVDALARRAVDAFGGVHVVCNNAGVAHGGVPTWQSTLHDWEWLVGVNLMGVVHGVRAFTPILLAQGEGHIVNTASMAGLISPAGNALYGVTKHAVVALSEALFNELRAASADVHVSVLCPGWINTEILRSTERNTPDAVRRARPEVRTTPESEIRRKQVESMLANGLSPTRVGELVLDAVRSERFWILTHPEWKGAIRHRLENVLEERDPTPATPGGQRR, from the coding sequence AGCGTGACGGGACGGGTGGCGGTGATCACCGGCGGCGCGAGCGGCATCGGGCGCGGCATGGCCGAGGTGTTCGCGCGCGCGGGCATGAAGATCGTGCTCGCCGACGTGGACGAGTCGCGGGTCACCGAGACCGCGCGCTCACTCGAGAAGGACGGCGCCGAGGTCCTGACCGTGCGCACCGACGTGTCGAAGCAGGCCGACGTGGACGCGCTGGCGCGCCGCGCGGTCGACGCGTTCGGCGGTGTCCACGTGGTGTGCAACAACGCCGGCGTCGCGCACGGCGGCGTGCCGACCTGGCAGAGCACGCTGCACGACTGGGAGTGGCTCGTGGGCGTGAACCTGATGGGCGTGGTGCACGGCGTGCGCGCCTTCACGCCGATCCTGCTCGCGCAGGGCGAGGGTCACATCGTGAACACGGCCTCGATGGCGGGGCTGATCAGCCCGGCCGGCAACGCGCTCTACGGAGTCACCAAGCACGCGGTGGTGGCGCTCTCCGAGGCGCTGTTCAACGAGCTGCGCGCCGCGAGCGCCGACGTGCACGTGTCGGTGCTGTGTCCCGGCTGGATCAACACCGAGATCCTGCGCTCGACCGAGCGCAACACGCCCGACGCGGTGCGCCGCGCCCGGCCCGAGGTGCGCACCACGCCGGAGTCCGAGATCCGCCGCAAGCAGGTGGAGAGCATGCTGGCCAACGGCCTGTCACCCACGCGTGTGGGCGAGCTCGTGCTCGACGCGGTCCGCTCCGAGCGCTTCTGGATCCTGACTCACCCCGAGTGGAAGGGCGCGATCCGCCACCGGCTCGAGAACGTGCTCGAGGAACGCGATCCGACGCCCGCGACGCCCGGCGGGCAGCGGCGCTAG